In the genome of Vicia villosa cultivar HV-30 ecotype Madison, WI linkage group LG7, Vvil1.0, whole genome shotgun sequence, one region contains:
- the LOC131617833 gene encoding chloroplastic lipocalin-like: MVDIFLRSSPHLLHCSSYPPIHRKTSLKCSLNVPSKVLSKHVLSGLAASLIFISPANQSVAADLSSHQQNICQLANASENAVNSPFENDSNENLMMMKGMSAKNFDPVRYSGRWFEVASLKRGFAGQGQEDCHCTQGVYTFDKEAPAIQVDTFCVHGSPNGYITGIRGRVQCLSLEDMKKNESKLEMQEMIREKCYLRFPTLPFIPKLPYDVIATDYDNFALVSGAKDTGFVQIYSRTPNPGTEFIEKYKATLANYGYDPSTIKDTPQDCEGMTDSKLTAMMSMPGMQQALTNQFPDLELKGNIAFDPLTSVFETLKKLVELYFK; encoded by the exons ATGGTAGATATTTTTCTAAGATCATCACCTCATCTACTTCACTGTTCTTCATATCCTCCCATTCATAG aaaaacatcATTGAAGTGTTCACTGAATGTACCAAGTAAGGTTCTGAGTAAGCATGTCTTGTCTGGCCTTGCTGCTTCTTTGATATTTATCTCTCCAGCTAATCAG TCTGTAGCAGCAGATCTATCTTCTCATCAACAAAACATATGCCAGCTTGCCAATGCCAGTGAAAATGCTGTTAATTCACCATTTGAGAATGATTCCAATGAAAATCTAATGATGATGAAAGGTATGTCAGCCAAGAATTTCGACCCCGTCAGATATTCCGGAAGATGGTTCGAAGTTGCTTCGCTCAAGCGCGGTTTCGCTGGACAAGGCCAAGAAGACTGTCATTGCACTCAG GGTGTGTATACATTTGATAAAGAAGCACCGGCGATCCAAGTGGATACCTTCTGTGTTCATGGGAGTCCTAATGGTTATATAACCGGCATTAGGGGAAGGGTTCAATGTCTTTCACTAGAAGATATGAAGAAAAatgaatcaaagcttgaaatgCAAGAAATGATCAGAGAAAAATGTTATCTCCGATTTCCTACATTGCCGTTCATTCCCAAGTTGCCTTATGATGTGATTGCTACCGAttatgacaatttcgctcttgttTCGGGAGCTAAAGACACAGGTTTTGTTCAG ATATACTCGAGAACACCTAATCCAGGAACTGAATTTAttgagaaatacaaagctacCCTAGCAAATTATGGATATGATCCAAGCACAATTAAAGATACACCCCAAGATTGCGAAGGAATGACCGATAGTAAACTGACAGCGATGATGTCGATGCCAGGGATGCAGCAAGCACTAACAAACCAGTTTCCTGATCTTGAACTGAAGGGCAATATTGCATTTGATCCACTCacaagtgtttttgaaactttGAAGAAGCTTGTTGAACTTTATTTTAAATAG